In one Solanum dulcamara chromosome 1, daSolDulc1.2, whole genome shotgun sequence genomic region, the following are encoded:
- the LOC129886945 gene encoding RING-H2 finger protein ATL78-like produces MENFHYSRRLLREAATMAPPPTAGISHDTTDHPPLGHKVNTFDENVIMVLAILVSALICSFVLNFIIKCACWCSTRILVDSSLLNHTNNNPSSTKLANRGIKKKALETFPVITYTTELKYPGLNSECVICLSEFGIGEKIKVLPKCNHGFHVNCIDKWLNSHSSCPTCRHCLIETCQKIIPISSAPIQEVIIRMEPIQREDAISNN; encoded by the coding sequence ATGGAGAACTTCCACTACTCAAGAAGATTACTCCGGGAGGCGGCCACCATGGCGCCGCCTCCAACAGCCGGAATCAGCCACGATACAACTGATCATCCACCACTTGGTCACAAAGTCAACACATTTGATGAAAATGTTATTATGGTCTTGGCCATACTTGTATCTGCCTTGATTTGTTCATTTGTCTtgaatttcatcataaaatgtGCATGTTGGTGCTCTACCCGAATATTGGTTGACTCATCCTTATTAAACCATACAAATAATAACCCTTCTTCAACAAAATTAGCCAATAGAGGTATCAAGAAAAAAGCTCTAGAGACATTTCCAGTTATAACATACACAACTGAATTGAAATATCCAGGACTCAACTCTGAATGTGTCATTTGCCTATCAGAATTTGGAATTGGAGAGAAAATCAAGGTTCTACCTAAGTGCAATCATGGATTTCACGTCAACTGTATCGATAAATGGCTCAATTCTCACTCTTCTTGCCCTACTTGTAGGCACTGCCTCATTGAAACATGTCAAAAAATTATTCCAATTTCATCAGCTCCAATACAAGAAGTTATAATAAGGATGGAACCTATCCAACGTGAAGATGCTATATCTAACAATTAG